The Streptomyces sp. NL15-2K genome contains a region encoding:
- the bldG gene encoding anti-sigma factor antagonist BldG, with the protein MDLSLSTETVGDRTIVRVGGEIDVYTAPKLREQLVELVNDGSFHLVVDMEGVDFLDSTGLGVLVGGLKRVRAHEGSLRLVCNQERILKIFRITGLTKVFPIHTSVEEAVAATD; encoded by the coding sequence GTGGACCTGTCCCTGTCGACCGAAACTGTTGGCGATCGCACGATCGTCAGGGTCGGTGGCGAAATCGACGTATATACCGCGCCCAAGCTGCGCGAGCAGCTGGTCGAGCTGGTGAATGACGGCAGTTTCCACCTTGTCGTCGACATGGAGGGCGTGGACTTCCTCGACTCCACCGGGCTCGGCGTACTGGTGGGCGGACTGAAGCGGGTGCGGGCTCATGAGGGCTCGCTGCGCCTGGTCTGCAACCAGGAGCGCATTTTGAAGATCTTCCGTATCACCGGCCTCACCAAGGTGTTCCCGATCCACACCTCGGTCGAGGAAGCGGTGGCGGCAACCGACTGA
- a CDS encoding DUF4244 domain-containing protein has translation MCKAVRARLRALVCGAVRAVRRDTGMVTSEYAMGIVAAVAFAVVLYKVVTSGQVNAELQAIVERALDEGA, from the coding sequence ATGTGCAAGGCGGTACGGGCGCGGCTGCGTGCCCTGGTGTGCGGGGCGGTGCGTGCGGTGCGCAGGGACACGGGGATGGTCACCTCGGAGTACGCGATGGGGATTGTCGCGGCGGTGGCGTTCGCGGTGGTCCTCTACAAGGTGGTGACGAGCGGCCAGGTCAACGCGGAACTGCAGGCCATCGTGGAGCGGGCGCTCGATGAGGGGGCGTGA
- a CDS encoding ATP-binding protein, with protein sequence MATVELRFSALPEHVRTARLVAAAVARRAGVDEAVLDEVRLAVGEACTRAVGLHQNVGITAPVKVVLIEEEKQFSIEVGDEAPRHVPGDRAPGDADEDSDVETEEDEMGLAVISGLVDDVEVSAGEHGGSIRMTWPTTPPIAVLP encoded by the coding sequence ATGGCCACCGTTGAACTCCGCTTCAGCGCGCTGCCCGAGCACGTCCGGACCGCCCGACTGGTGGCGGCAGCGGTGGCGCGCAGGGCCGGAGTGGACGAGGCCGTCCTGGACGAGGTCCGCCTCGCTGTCGGCGAGGCCTGCACCCGTGCCGTCGGGCTGCATCAGAACGTGGGCATCACGGCGCCGGTGAAGGTGGTGCTGATCGAGGAGGAGAAACAGTTCTCCATCGAGGTCGGCGACGAGGCGCCGCGTCACGTTCCCGGCGACCGGGCACCCGGGGACGCGGACGAGGACTCCGACGTGGAGACCGAGGAGGACGAGATGGGCCTCGCGGTCATCAGCGGCCTCGTCGACGACGTGGAGGTCAGCGCGGGGGAACACGGCGGTTCGATCCGCATGACCTGGCCGACCACGCCGCCGATCGCGGTGCTTCCCTGA
- a CDS encoding type II secretion system F family protein — protein sequence MVEDGGAVTGMGETSMGAAVLCAGAAVWLLGGRHSGARRAQLLLAGGGVVGAGPPTWRQLVGELRRMRGRLRAEWWSVAVGLVLAVLGASVLPVVAGAAGVPLLRRVRLAGEARRARERRGDAVIALCGVLAGEVRAGRQPGEALSPAARESGGLGEAQAAVLAAARFGGDVPAALAVAARQPGAEGLLGLAACWRVAVDQGAGLAAGLDRLEGALRAERDQRADLRSQLAGARCTAVMLAALPVLGLLLGIALGADPLHVLLHTGAGLGCLLAGGLLEGLGMWWAMRIVRGAEAA from the coding sequence ATGGTCGAGGACGGGGGAGCGGTGACCGGGATGGGTGAGACGTCGATGGGCGCGGCCGTGCTGTGCGCGGGGGCGGCCGTGTGGTTGCTGGGCGGGAGGCACTCCGGGGCGCGGCGGGCGCAATTGCTGCTCGCCGGGGGCGGAGTGGTGGGGGCCGGGCCGCCGACGTGGCGGCAACTGGTCGGCGAACTGCGGCGGATGCGCGGGCGGCTGCGCGCCGAGTGGTGGTCGGTGGCCGTCGGGCTGGTGCTGGCGGTGCTGGGCGCCTCCGTACTGCCGGTCGTCGCGGGGGCGGCCGGGGTGCCGCTGTTGCGGCGGGTGCGGCTGGCCGGGGAGGCGCGGCGCGCGCGGGAGCGCCGCGGGGACGCGGTGATCGCGCTGTGCGGGGTGCTCGCCGGGGAGGTGCGGGCCGGGCGGCAGCCGGGCGAGGCGTTGTCGCCGGCCGCGCGGGAGTCGGGCGGGCTGGGCGAGGCTCAGGCGGCCGTACTGGCGGCGGCGCGGTTCGGCGGTGACGTTCCGGCCGCGCTCGCCGTCGCCGCACGGCAGCCGGGCGCCGAAGGGCTGCTGGGCCTGGCCGCGTGCTGGCGGGTGGCCGTGGACCAGGGCGCGGGGCTCGCGGCCGGACTCGACCGGCTGGAAGGGGCGTTGCGCGCGGAGCGGGACCAACGGGCGGACCTGCGGTCCCAGTTGGCGGGAGCCCGCTGCACGGCGGTGATGCTCGCCGCGCTGCCCGTCCTCGGGCTCCTCCTCGGGATCGCCCTCGGCGCGGACCCGCTGCACGTTCTGCTGCACACCGGGGCGGGGCTGGGCTGTCTGCTGGCCGGCGGTCTGCTGGAGGGCCTCGGGATGTGGTGGGCGATGCGGATCGTGCGGGGAGCGGAGGCGGCGTGA
- a CDS encoding Fic family protein: MSTTGATADPLAALGSLPGVAESVESVRKAVDRVYGHRVMRRRSNEITSEAALRGARGSAALSGADWALEEVRRRSDFRGDDEARVMGASLRLTAEAGQLLSIWRQSPLRVLARLHLVAAATKGDEVGRPRHAGEPVDEPLVELPLPSADEVSGRLEGLAELIIAGSSAPALVTAAVVHGELLALRPFVSRNGLVARAAERIVLVGSGLDPKSVCPAEVGHAELGRAAYLAALEGYVSGTPEGMAAWIAHCGRAVELGARESTAVCEALQRGAA; this comes from the coding sequence ATGAGTACGACAGGCGCGACCGCCGATCCGCTCGCGGCCCTGGGCTCACTGCCCGGTGTGGCCGAGTCCGTGGAGTCCGTGCGCAAGGCCGTGGACCGGGTCTATGGGCACCGGGTCATGCGGCGCCGCAGCAACGAGATCACCTCCGAGGCGGCCCTGCGCGGTGCCCGCGGCTCGGCGGCGCTGTCCGGCGCGGACTGGGCCCTGGAAGAGGTACGGCGGCGCAGTGACTTCAGGGGCGACGACGAGGCGCGGGTCATGGGGGCGTCCCTGCGGCTGACGGCGGAGGCCGGCCAACTGCTCTCCATCTGGCGGCAGTCGCCGCTACGGGTGCTGGCCCGGCTGCACCTGGTGGCGGCCGCGACCAAGGGCGACGAGGTCGGGCGTCCGCGCCATGCGGGCGAGCCGGTCGACGAGCCCCTGGTCGAGCTGCCGCTGCCGAGCGCGGACGAGGTCTCCGGCCGGCTGGAAGGGCTCGCCGAGCTGATCATCGCGGGAAGTTCGGCGCCCGCGCTGGTCACGGCCGCCGTCGTGCACGGCGAACTCCTCGCGCTGCGCCCCTTCGTTTCCCGCAACGGCCTGGTCGCGCGCGCGGCCGAGCGCATCGTCCTGGTCGGCAGCGGTCTGGACCCGAAGTCCGTCTGCCCGGCGGAGGTCGGCCATGCCGAACTGGGCCGCGCGGCCTACCTGGCGGCGCTCGAAGGCTATGTCTCCGGCACTCCGGAGGGCATGGCCGCGTGGATCGCCCACTGCGGCCGGGCGGTCGAGCTGGGGGCGCGCGAGTCGACGGCGGTGTGCGAGGCGCTGCAGCGCGGGGCGGCGTAG
- a CDS encoding HAD family hydrolase, whose product MLKGVENHSLPRTAAFFDLDKTVIAKSSTFTFGKSFYQGGLINRRAALRTAYAQFVFLVGGMDHDQMERTREYLSALVRGWNVQQVKEIVAETLHDLIDPIIYDEAASLIEEHHTAGRDVVIVSTSGAEVVEPIGELLGADRVVATRMVVGDDGCFTGEVEYYAYGPTKAEAIKELAESEGYDLERCYAYSDSATDLPMLQSVGRPHAVNPDRALRREALARGWPILDFHRPVRLKQRFPRFSVPPRPALVAMAAIGAAAATAGVVWYTSRRRATAV is encoded by the coding sequence ATGCTCAAGGGCGTGGAAAACCACTCGTTGCCCCGCACAGCCGCCTTCTTTGACCTGGACAAGACGGTCATTGCGAAGTCGAGCACGTTCACCTTCGGCAAGTCCTTCTACCAAGGCGGCCTGATCAACCGCCGGGCCGCCTTGCGTACCGCATATGCCCAGTTCGTCTTCCTCGTCGGCGGCATGGACCACGACCAGATGGAGCGCACGCGCGAGTACCTGTCCGCGCTCGTGCGTGGCTGGAACGTCCAGCAGGTCAAGGAGATCGTCGCCGAGACACTCCACGACCTCATCGACCCGATCATCTACGACGAGGCCGCCTCCCTCATCGAGGAGCACCACACCGCCGGACGCGACGTCGTGATCGTGTCCACGTCGGGCGCCGAGGTGGTGGAGCCGATCGGCGAGCTGCTCGGCGCGGACCGCGTGGTGGCCACCCGCATGGTCGTGGGTGACGACGGCTGCTTCACCGGAGAGGTGGAGTACTACGCGTACGGCCCGACGAAGGCCGAGGCGATCAAGGAGCTGGCCGAGTCCGAGGGATACGACCTCGAGCGCTGTTACGCCTACAGCGACTCGGCGACCGACCTTCCGATGCTCCAGTCCGTCGGCCGTCCCCACGCGGTGAATCCGGACCGCGCGCTGCGCCGCGAGGCACTCGCGCGCGGGTGGCCGATTCTCGATTTCCACCGGCCGGTCCGGCTCAAGCAGCGGTTCCCCAGGTTCTCCGTACCGCCCCGTCCGGCGCTCGTCGCGATGGCGGCGATAGGCGCCGCGGCGGCCACCGCCGGCGTGGTCTGGTACACGAGTCGGCGCCGGGCGACGGCGGTCTGA
- the ssd gene encoding septum site-determining protein Ssd, which yields METVTGAVTQEPPPTAGGRQGRPLIVTEDAELLDDLLRLCAAAGATPEVHHGVPERGGGWEAAPLVLVGDDAARRVRGAARRRGVVLVGRDQDDSGVWQRAVEIGADHVLMLPDGEQWLVDRIADVAEGVGRPAFTVGVIGGRGGAGASTLACALAVTSAREGLRTLLVDADPLGGGLDVLLGGESAEGLRWPAFAASRGRVGGGALEESLPHLHSLRVLSWDRGDCVAVPPQAVRAVLAAARRRGGTVVVDLPRRIDDGVAEVLAQLDVGLLVVPAELRAVAAAGRVAAAVGMVLRDLRVAVRGPYAPGLDDREVARLLGLPLAGEVPVESALLRPHGSKAPPAAAGRGPLARFCKEFWERALLEAGAA from the coding sequence ATGGAGACCGTGACCGGAGCCGTCACACAGGAGCCACCGCCCACCGCCGGAGGGCGGCAGGGCAGGCCGTTGATCGTCACCGAGGACGCCGAACTGCTCGACGACCTGCTGCGCCTGTGCGCGGCGGCCGGCGCCACACCCGAGGTCCACCACGGCGTGCCGGAGCGCGGGGGAGGCTGGGAGGCCGCACCGCTCGTCCTGGTCGGCGACGACGCCGCCCGACGGGTGCGCGGAGCCGCGCGCAGACGCGGTGTGGTGCTGGTCGGGCGCGACCAGGACGACTCCGGGGTCTGGCAGCGGGCCGTCGAGATCGGCGCCGACCACGTCCTGATGCTGCCCGACGGTGAGCAGTGGCTCGTCGACCGCATCGCCGACGTCGCCGAGGGCGTCGGCCGCCCAGCGTTCACCGTCGGCGTGATCGGCGGCCGGGGCGGGGCCGGAGCGTCCACGCTCGCGTGCGCCCTCGCCGTCACCTCCGCGCGGGAGGGGCTGCGCACCCTGCTCGTGGACGCCGATCCGCTGGGCGGCGGACTAGATGTCCTCCTCGGGGGCGAGAGCGCCGAGGGACTGCGCTGGCCCGCGTTCGCGGCCTCACGCGGGCGGGTCGGCGGCGGCGCCCTGGAGGAGTCGCTGCCGCATCTGCACTCCCTGCGGGTGCTCAGCTGGGACCGCGGTGACTGCGTCGCCGTCCCGCCCCAGGCCGTACGGGCGGTGCTCGCCGCAGCCCGGCGTCGTGGCGGCACGGTCGTCGTCGACCTGCCCCGCCGCATCGACGATGGCGTCGCCGAGGTCCTCGCCCAGCTCGACGTGGGGCTGCTCGTGGTCCCCGCCGAACTGCGGGCCGTCGCCGCGGCAGGCCGGGTGGCCGCCGCCGTCGGCATGGTCCTGCGCGACCTGCGGGTGGCGGTACGAGGCCCGTACGCACCCGGACTCGACGACCGCGAGGTGGCCCGGCTGCTCGGACTGCCCCTGGCCGGTGAGGTCCCGGTGGAGTCCGCGCTGCTGCGCCCGCACGGGAGCAAGGCGCCTCCCGCAGCGGCCGGACGCGGACCGCTCGCGCGCTTCTGCAAGGAGTTCTGGGAGCGAGCGTTGCTGGAGGCGGGTGCCGCGTGA
- a CDS encoding type II secretion system F family protein, whose protein sequence is MSAEVVHRLGGVVGAALVLGWLLRWAAAVRRERGVRRRLGELVGATHAASAGPRPQVREMARRWLPLVGVACAGWVVVGGIVGAVVGLGFAAGLWRWRLREAAVEDGAVCDAREAARQLPLAADLLAACIAAGAAPVTAAQAVGEALGGPVGEGLARGAAEARLGGSPGEAWRRLAATPGAGALARLLERADVSGLPAAGPVARLAADARADWARAATARARRAAVLVTAPVGLCFLPAFIAVGVLPVVIGLAGGVLGGGGG, encoded by the coding sequence GTGAGCGCGGAAGTTGTCCACAGGCTGGGGGGTGTCGTGGGGGCGGCGCTGGTCCTCGGGTGGCTGCTGCGGTGGGCGGCGGCGGTGCGACGGGAGCGCGGGGTCCGGCGGCGGCTGGGTGAGCTGGTGGGCGCCACGCACGCGGCGTCCGCCGGGCCGCGCCCGCAGGTGAGGGAGATGGCTCGGCGGTGGCTGCCTCTGGTGGGTGTGGCGTGTGCGGGGTGGGTGGTGGTCGGCGGGATCGTCGGCGCCGTCGTCGGCCTGGGCTTCGCGGCGGGGCTGTGGCGATGGCGTCTTCGGGAGGCCGCTGTCGAGGACGGGGCGGTGTGCGATGCCCGTGAGGCGGCCCGGCAACTGCCGCTCGCCGCCGATCTGCTGGCGGCCTGCATCGCCGCGGGCGCCGCTCCGGTGACGGCGGCTCAGGCGGTGGGTGAGGCCCTGGGCGGTCCCGTCGGCGAAGGGCTGGCGCGAGGCGCGGCGGAGGCACGGCTCGGGGGCTCACCGGGAGAGGCATGGCGGAGGCTCGCCGCGACACCGGGCGCCGGCGCCTTGGCGCGGCTGCTGGAACGGGCCGACGTCTCCGGGCTCCCGGCGGCCGGACCGGTCGCGCGGCTCGCCGCGGACGCCCGCGCCGACTGGGCGCGTGCCGCGACGGCACGGGCACGGCGGGCGGCCGTGCTGGTCACCGCACCGGTGGGGCTGTGCTTCCTGCCCGCGTTCATCGCGGTCGGTGTGCTGCCCGTGGTGATCGGGCTGGCGGGCGGGGTGCTGGGAGGGGGTGGTGGGTGA
- a CDS encoding TadE family type IV pilus minor pilin, producing the protein MGRRRARVTGGRCTREPDRGFVTAESAVVLPVLVMFAMALVWGLLVVAAQIQCVDAARTGARAAARQDPADAVVEATRRAAPRDARVTVSREGDQVRVTVVAKPAALHGLPFEVREEAVASAEETVGAEG; encoded by the coding sequence ATGGGCAGGCGCCGTGCCCGGGTAACGGGCGGGAGGTGCACGAGGGAGCCGGACAGAGGGTTCGTCACGGCGGAGTCGGCCGTGGTGCTGCCCGTGCTGGTGATGTTCGCGATGGCGCTGGTGTGGGGGCTGCTCGTGGTGGCCGCGCAGATCCAGTGCGTGGACGCGGCGCGGACCGGCGCCCGCGCGGCGGCTCGCCAGGATCCGGCCGACGCGGTCGTCGAGGCGACTCGTCGGGCGGCACCGCGCGACGCGCGGGTCACGGTCAGCCGGGAGGGCGACCAGGTCCGTGTGACGGTCGTGGCGAAGCCCGCCGCGCTGCACGGGCTGCCCTTCGAGGTGCGGGAGGAGGCCGTGGCATCGGCGGAGGAGACCGTGGGGGCGGAGGGATGA
- a CDS encoding TadA family conjugal transfer-associated ATPase: protein MSPGLLDGVRQWLAESGGEPTPARVAQALREQGRVLGDAEVLGAAERLRSELVGSGPLEPLLADPSVTDVLVSAPDRVWVDRGGGLELTAVSFPDAAAVRRLAQRLAAVAGRRLDDARPWVDARLPDGTRLHAVLPPVAVGCTCLSLRVVRPRAFTLDELVAAGTVPPGGDRVLRALLSARLSFLISGGTGSGKTTLLSALLGLVGPDERIVLAEDSAELRPEHPHVVRLESRPANQEGAGLVTLQDLVRQALRMRPDRLVVGEVRGPEVVHLLAALNTGHEGGCGTVHANAAGDVPARLEALGTAAGLDRAALHSQLAAALSVVLHLVRDRAGQRRIAEVHVLERDPTGLVRTVPALRWGAEAFAYERGWERLRGLLQGALREGRCGDGDGRGRGSGDRDG, encoded by the coding sequence ATGTCGCCGGGGCTGCTGGACGGCGTACGGCAGTGGCTGGCCGAGAGCGGGGGCGAACCGACCCCCGCGCGCGTGGCGCAGGCCCTGCGGGAACAGGGACGGGTGCTCGGGGACGCGGAAGTCCTCGGTGCCGCCGAGCGGTTGCGGTCCGAACTGGTCGGCAGCGGTCCGCTGGAGCCGCTGCTCGCCGATCCGTCGGTGACCGACGTGCTGGTGTCGGCCCCGGACCGGGTCTGGGTGGACCGGGGCGGCGGCCTGGAGCTGACCGCCGTCTCCTTCCCGGACGCGGCGGCCGTACGGCGCCTCGCGCAGCGCCTGGCGGCGGTGGCCGGACGCCGACTGGACGACGCACGCCCCTGGGTCGACGCCCGGCTGCCCGACGGGACCCGGCTGCACGCGGTGCTGCCCCCGGTCGCCGTCGGCTGCACCTGCCTGTCGCTGCGGGTGGTACGGCCGCGCGCCTTCACCCTCGACGAACTGGTGGCGGCGGGCACGGTGCCGCCCGGCGGGGACCGGGTGCTGCGGGCGCTGCTCAGTGCGCGGCTGTCCTTCCTCATCAGCGGGGGTACGGGCAGCGGCAAGACGACGTTGCTCAGCGCCCTGCTGGGGCTGGTCGGGCCGGACGAGCGGATCGTGCTCGCCGAGGACTCCGCCGAGCTGCGGCCGGAGCATCCGCACGTCGTACGGCTGGAGAGCAGACCCGCCAACCAGGAGGGCGCCGGACTCGTCACGCTCCAGGACCTGGTGCGCCAGGCGCTGCGGATGCGGCCGGACCGGCTGGTGGTGGGCGAGGTGCGCGGGCCCGAAGTGGTCCATCTGCTGGCCGCGTTGAACACCGGCCACGAAGGCGGCTGCGGCACGGTGCACGCGAACGCGGCGGGCGATGTGCCGGCCCGGCTGGAGGCGCTGGGCACGGCGGCCGGGCTGGACCGGGCCGCCCTGCACAGCCAGTTGGCGGCCGCGCTGTCGGTCGTACTGCATCTCGTGCGTGACCGGGCCGGACAGCGGCGGATCGCCGAGGTGCACGTGCTGGAGCGGGATCCCACGGGGCTGGTGCGGACGGTGCCGGCGCTGCGGTGGGGCGCGGAGGCGTTCGCGTACGAGCGGGGGTGGGAGCGGCTGCGGGGGCTGCTTCAGGGGGCGCTGCGAGAGGGCCGGTGTGGAGACGGGGATGGTCGAGGACGGGGGAGCGGTGACCGGGATGGGTGA
- a CDS encoding ATP-binding protein, producing the protein MKIAFVGKGGSGKTTLSSLFIRHLAAAGAPVVAIDADINQHLGPALGLDETEAAALPAMGERLPLIKDYLRGSNPRIASAETMIKTTPPGEGSRLLRVCEDNPVYDACARPVELDGGTVRLMVTGPFTDADLGVACYHSKTGAVELCLNHLVDGPEEYVVVDMTAGSDSFASGMFTRFDITFLVAEPTRRGVSVYRQYKEYASDYGVALKVVGNKVRGDDDLDFLRAEVGDDLLVTVGHSDWVRALEKGRPPRFEFLEEANRRALRRLRTAADATYELRDWERYTRQMVHFHLKNAQTWGNERTGADLAAQVDPSFVLREGVATPA; encoded by the coding sequence ATGAAAATTGCTTTCGTCGGGAAGGGCGGCAGCGGCAAGACCACCCTGTCCTCCCTGTTCATCCGGCACCTCGCGGCCGCCGGCGCGCCGGTCGTCGCCATCGACGCCGACATCAACCAGCACCTGGGCCCGGCTCTCGGCCTGGACGAGACCGAGGCGGCCGCGCTGCCCGCGATGGGCGAGCGGCTGCCACTGATCAAGGACTATCTGCGCGGCTCCAACCCGCGCATCGCCTCCGCCGAGACGATGATCAAGACGACCCCGCCCGGCGAGGGCTCCCGGCTGCTGCGGGTGTGCGAGGACAATCCGGTGTACGACGCGTGCGCCCGGCCGGTGGAACTCGACGGCGGCACCGTCCGTTTGATGGTCACCGGCCCCTTCACCGACGCCGACCTGGGGGTCGCCTGCTACCACTCCAAGACGGGAGCGGTGGAGCTGTGCCTGAACCACCTGGTGGACGGCCCCGAGGAATACGTCGTGGTCGACATGACGGCGGGCTCGGACTCCTTCGCCTCCGGCATGTTCACCCGCTTCGACATCACGTTCCTCGTCGCCGAGCCGACCCGGAGGGGGGTCTCCGTCTATCGCCAGTACAAGGAATACGCCAGTGACTACGGCGTCGCCCTCAAGGTCGTCGGCAACAAGGTGCGGGGCGACGACGACCTCGACTTCCTCCGCGCCGAGGTCGGGGACGACCTGCTCGTGACGGTGGGGCACTCGGACTGGGTGCGCGCGCTGGAGAAGGGCCGGCCGCCCCGGTTCGAGTTCCTGGAGGAGGCCAACCGCCGCGCCCTGCGCCGATTGCGGACGGCCGCCGACGCGACGTACGAACTGCGCGACTGGGAGCGCTACACGCGCCAGATGGTGCACTTCCACCTGAAGAACGCGCAGACCTGGGGAAACGAGCGCACCGGGGCCGACCTGGCGGCGCAGGTCGACCCCTCCTTCGTGCTCCGCGAAGGGGTCGCCACCCCCGCGTGA
- a CDS encoding DEAD/DEAH box helicase — protein MAKNHRSDRPRTEPASRLSPGTVLDRLAAGPSRASRITHTEHLPPREGRHAVWPDRIRSEVIAAVQACGIEHPWAHQARAAEHALDGDSVVVATGTASGKSLAYLVPVLSTVLDGSEAPNGRGATALYLAPTKALAADQCRSVKELSQPLGNSVRPAVYDGDTPVEEREWVRQYANYVLTNPDMLHRGILPSHPRWSSFLRSLKYVVIDECHTYRGVFGSHVAQVLRRLRRLCARYGASPVFLLASATAAEPSVAARRLTGLPVVEVADDASPRGELVFALWEPPLTELQGEKGAPVRRTATAETADLLTDLTVQGVRSVAFVRSRRGAELISVIAQERLAEVDRSLAGRVAAYRGGYLPEERRALEQALHSGELLGLAATTALELGIDVSGLDAVLIAGYPGTRASLWQQAGRAGRAGQGALAVLIARDDPLDTFLVHHPEALFEQPVESTVLDPDNPYVLAPHLCAAAAELPLTDEDLPLFGPACAELLPQLGAAKLLRRRTKAWHWTRRERAADLTDIRGEGGRPVQVVEAGTGRLLGTVDEGAAHGTVHEGAVHLHQGRTYLVRSLDLEDSVALVEQASPSYATVARDTTSISVLETDIEVPWGDGRLCYGSVEVTNQVVSFLRRRVITGEVLGETKLDLPPRTLRTRAVWWTVTEDQLDAARINPEILGGALHAAEHASIGMLPLFATCDRWDIGGVSIPLHPDTLLPTVFVYDGHPGGAGFAERAFHTAREWLTATRQAIASCECEAGCPSCIQSPKCGNGNDPLHKRGAVRLLTELLRGAPDEKPGAEEAEEAEGAVPPGPGEELGPQGPPAAPDPQEPPTPEAPPTPQEPPAPQEPTTPQAPPVP, from the coding sequence ATGGCCAAGAATCACCGATCCGATCGACCCCGGACGGAACCCGCCTCCCGGCTCTCGCCAGGCACGGTCCTGGACCGGCTCGCCGCGGGGCCGAGCCGGGCTTCGCGCATCACTCATACGGAGCACTTGCCCCCGCGCGAGGGTCGCCATGCCGTCTGGCCGGACCGGATCCGCTCGGAGGTCATCGCCGCGGTGCAGGCCTGCGGAATCGAACACCCCTGGGCCCACCAGGCACGCGCGGCCGAGCACGCCCTGGACGGCGACTCGGTGGTCGTCGCCACCGGCACCGCGTCCGGCAAGTCCCTGGCGTACCTCGTGCCCGTCCTGTCGACGGTTCTGGACGGCTCCGAGGCCCCGAACGGCCGCGGCGCCACCGCCCTCTACCTGGCTCCCACGAAGGCCCTCGCGGCGGATCAGTGCCGGTCCGTGAAGGAACTTTCACAACCTCTGGGCAATTCCGTACGCCCCGCCGTCTACGACGGCGACACGCCGGTCGAGGAACGCGAGTGGGTCCGCCAGTACGCCAACTACGTCCTCACCAACCCGGACATGCTGCATCGCGGCATACTCCCGTCACACCCCCGCTGGTCCTCCTTCCTGCGGTCTTTGAAGTACGTCGTCATCGACGAGTGCCACACCTACCGCGGTGTCTTCGGCTCCCACGTCGCCCAGGTGCTGCGCCGCCTGCGCCGCCTGTGCGCCCGGTACGGCGCCTCGCCCGTGTTCCTGCTGGCCTCCGCGACCGCCGCCGAGCCCTCGGTGGCCGCCCGCCGCCTGACCGGCCTCCCGGTGGTGGAGGTGGCCGACGACGCCTCTCCGCGCGGTGAACTGGTGTTCGCCCTCTGGGAGCCCCCGCTCACCGAACTACAGGGCGAGAAGGGCGCACCTGTCCGCCGTACCGCCACCGCCGAGACGGCCGACCTGCTGACCGACCTCACCGTGCAGGGCGTACGGTCCGTCGCCTTCGTCCGCTCCCGGCGCGGTGCCGAGCTGATCTCGGTGATCGCCCAGGAGCGTCTGGCCGAGGTGGACCGGTCATTGGCCGGGCGTGTCGCGGCGTACCGGGGCGGCTACCTCCCCGAGGAGCGCCGCGCACTCGAACAGGCGCTCCACTCCGGCGAACTCCTCGGCCTGGCCGCGACGACCGCGCTCGAACTCGGCATCGACGTCTCGGGCCTCGACGCCGTGCTGATCGCCGGGTATCCGGGCACGCGCGCGTCCCTGTGGCAGCAGGCGGGCCGCGCCGGCCGCGCGGGGCAGGGCGCCCTCGCCGTCCTGATCGCCCGCGACGACCCCCTGGACACCTTCCTCGTCCACCACCCCGAAGCCCTCTTCGAGCAGCCCGTGGAGTCGACGGTCCTCGACCCCGACAACCCGTACGTGCTCGCCCCGCACCTGTGCGCGGCGGCCGCGGAACTCCCGCTGACCGATGAGGACCTTCCCCTGTTCGGCCCGGCCTGCGCGGAACTGCTTCCGCAACTGGGGGCCGCGAAGCTGCTGCGCCGCCGCACGAAGGCCTGGCACTGGACGCGCCGGGAGCGCGCCGCCGACCTGACCGACATCCGCGGAGAAGGCGGCCGGCCGGTCCAGGTCGTCGAGGCCGGGACGGGCCGCCTGCTGGGCACGGTCGACGAGGGTGCCGCTCACGGCACCGTGCACGAGGGCGCGGTGCACCTGCACCAGGGCCGCACGTATCTCGTGCGCTCCCTCGACCTGGAGGACTCGGTCGCCCTGGTCGAGCAGGCCAGCCCGTCGTATGCGACGGTCGCCCGCGACACCACGTCGATCTCCGTCCTGGAGACGGACATCGAGGTTCCCTGGGGCGACGGACGCCTGTGCTACGGCTCCGTCGAGGTCACCAACCAAGTGGTCTCCTTCCTGCGTCGACGTGTCATCACCGGTGAAGTACTGGGCGAGACGAAGCTCGACCTCCCTCCTCGTACGCTGCGCACGCGTGCCGTGTGGTGGACGGTCACCGAGGACCAGCTGGACGCGGCCCGGATCAACCCCGAGATCCTCGGCGGCGCCCTGCACGCCGCCGAGCACGCGTCGATCGGCATGCTGCCCCTCTTCGCGACCTGCGACCGCTGGGACATCGGCGGCGTGTCCATCCCGCTGCACCCCGACACCCTCCTGCCGACGGTCTTCGTCTACGACGGCCACCCCGGCGGCGCGGGCTTCGCGGAGCGCGCCTTCCACACCGCCCGCGAGTGGCTCACCGCCACCCGCCAAGCCATCGCCTCCTGCGAGTGCGAGGCCGGCTGCCCGTCCTGCATCCAGTCCCCCAAGTGCGGCAACGGGAACGATCCGCTCCACAAGCGAGGGGCCGTACGGCTGCTCACGGAGCTGTTGCGAGGGGCGCCGGACGAGAAGCCGGGGGCGGAGGAGGCAGAGGAGGCAGAGGGGGCGGTGCCGCCGGGGCCGGGAGAGGAGCTGGGCCCGCAGGGTCCTCCAGCGGCACCCGATCCGCAGGAACCGCCGACTCCGGAGGCCCCGCCGACTCCACAGGAGCCGCCGGCTCCGCAGGAACCAACGACTCCACAGGCCCCGCCCGTGCCCTGA